In one window of Micromonospora cathayae DNA:
- a CDS encoding D-alanyl-D-alanine carboxypeptidase family protein, giving the protein MAGSAPAVAGPTPTPPARSVATVVPCPTTPAPDVSRPPRPAPPVVGPDERAVGGPALATAGLVVPPGVPAPPALTATSWLVADLETGAVLGGCGPHEPSTPASVQKLLLAATLLPRLDPRQVVTVTAADLDIEPGSSAVGLVEGGRYPVELLWLGLLLQSGNDAANTLARLGGGGQGAAGGVRAMNEQARRLGAYQTRAVTPSGLDGPGQFTSAYDLALIARVCFADPTFRRYALTERTQVPAQGRLAKGFQIQNENQLVYRYPGALGGKTGFTDLARHTYVGAAERDGRRLVVALLNAEPRPLRGWQQGAALLDWGFALPRDATVGRLVEPGEPLPGATPAAVASVSAPAVVPAGRDAGTPWSDLARPMLLAGAVPLLGVALVVWRVRRRRGSAGAARDGGRSPQPR; this is encoded by the coding sequence GGTCCGCCCCGGCCGTGGCCGGACCCACCCCAACACCGCCGGCGCGGTCGGTCGCCACCGTCGTGCCGTGCCCGACGACACCCGCCCCGGACGTGTCCCGGCCACCCCGCCCGGCACCGCCGGTGGTCGGTCCCGACGAACGCGCGGTGGGTGGGCCGGCGCTGGCCACGGCGGGCCTGGTCGTGCCGCCCGGCGTACCGGCACCCCCGGCGCTGACCGCCACCTCGTGGCTGGTCGCGGACCTCGAGACCGGCGCGGTGTTGGGCGGCTGCGGCCCGCACGAGCCGAGCACCCCGGCCAGCGTGCAGAAACTGCTGCTCGCCGCCACCCTGTTGCCCAGGCTGGACCCGCGCCAGGTGGTCACGGTGACCGCCGCCGACCTCGACATCGAGCCGGGCAGCTCGGCCGTCGGGCTGGTCGAGGGCGGTCGGTACCCGGTGGAGCTGCTCTGGCTCGGGCTGCTGCTCCAGTCCGGCAACGACGCCGCCAACACCCTGGCCCGGCTCGGCGGTGGTGGCCAGGGCGCGGCCGGTGGGGTACGGGCGATGAACGAGCAGGCCCGCCGGCTCGGCGCGTACCAGACCCGTGCGGTGACCCCGTCCGGGCTGGACGGTCCCGGCCAGTTCACCAGCGCGTACGACCTGGCGCTGATCGCCCGGGTCTGCTTCGCCGACCCCACCTTCCGCCGGTACGCGTTGACCGAGCGGACCCAGGTGCCCGCCCAGGGGCGGCTGGCGAAGGGCTTCCAGATCCAGAACGAGAACCAGCTCGTGTACCGGTATCCGGGGGCGCTCGGCGGCAAGACCGGCTTCACCGACCTGGCCCGGCACACCTACGTCGGGGCGGCCGAACGCGATGGGCGGCGGCTGGTGGTGGCGCTGCTGAACGCCGAGCCCCGGCCGTTACGTGGCTGGCAGCAGGGGGCCGCGCTGCTCGACTGGGGCTTCGCGCTGCCCCGGGACGCCACCGTCGGCCGGCTGGTCGAGCCCGGTGAGCCGCTACCCGGGGCCACCCCGGCCGCCGTCGCGTCGGTGTCCGCGCCGGCCGTCGTGCCGGCGGGCCGGGATGCCGGTACGCCGTGGTCCGACCTGGCGCGGCCGATGCTGCTGGCGGGTGCGGTGCCGCTGCTGGGGGTCGCCCTGGTGGTCTGGCGGGTACGTCGGCGGCGGGGAAGTGCCGGGGCCGCCCGGGACGGGGGCCGGTCACCGCAGCCGCGGTGA